The region TTGTGACGAACCGGTCAGCGCACTCGACGTTTCGATTCAAGCTCAGATCATCAACTTGTTGATGGATCTTCAGCAGCAACTAGGTTTGTCGTACTTGTTTATCGCACATGATCTGAGTGTCGTTCGCCACATCTCAACTCGGGTCGGCGTGATGTACCTCGGACGGATCGTCGAACTGGGAACCGCCGAATCAGTTTATAATCATCCGACACATCCCTACACCGAAGCATTATTGTCGGCGGTTCCGGTTCCCGATCCCAACGCCGCGATCAGCCGAAACCGTATTCGACTCGAAGGCGAAGTCCCAACACCGGACAAAGAGTACGTCGGATGTTCCTTCATCAACCGCTGCCCGATCGCGGTCGATCGTTGCCGAAGTGAACGTCCCCCGCAAACTCAATCCCCACAAGCATCCGCCCCCCACACCGCAGCCTGCTGGGAACGGACCTAACCGGCGCGTCGTGATTGAAATATGTTTCAGAATCATTCTCTTCCCAAGAAGGTCGAATGGTAACCTTCGAGGAGACCCTGAAGATTTAAGATTCAACCACCTTTCCAAGGAGGGTCGGGCTGTAAGCCCGGGGAGGATTCCCACCGCACCCTCTCCCCATGCAAGCTTAAATTAAGCGCAGGAAAGAACGTGACCGATGAACTGCACAACGATTTTGCGAAAAGGTGAATTCGCAATGCAAAAACAATTCCATTGGGCACCCGATAGCAACATCGATTCAAAGATTGGCAATGGCTGAACTGATTGCCCAAGGTCCTCAGGCATACCATCGCTGGCGCCGAGAAATCCCCAACCCAACGATGGTGCCGGAAGTGGTGATCGGCCGGACGGGGGCCGATTGGAACGTGCCGTGGGATTCGATGATTTCCAGACAGCACGTCCGCCTCGTGCCACAGTCGGACCATCGTGTCGAAGTCAGCGTGATCGCCTCCGCTCGAAATCCCGTTTTTCACCAAGGCCGTCATGCGGTTCGATTTGCTTTGGTGCCAGGCGATCACTTTGTCATTGGGAATACGACTTTCACGCTCGCATCTGGGCGACCGGCCAATCAACTTCCCGGACGCGAAGGCGTGGAAGTCACCGAGAATGTGTTTGACCATGTTGCCCTGCGGCGCAAACACTTCCGAAACCTCGGAGCTCGAATCGATGTGCTCACACGATTGCCAGATCTGATCGCCAGTAGTGAAAGCGATCAGGAGTTACTCGTCCGCGTGACCAGTGTGCTCTTGCAATCGACCCCTTCGGCCGAATCGGTCGCGATCCTATCGGCGTCGAATTTGAAGCAGGATCCCGACGGCGAAATCAAGATCCTGCATTACGACAACCGCAGCGCCACACTGGGCAATTCACCGATCAGCCGTCGATTGGTTGAACGGTCGATGACCGAGCGTGAGAGTATCCTTAATGTCTGGGAAGGCGGCGAAGGCTCTGGTTCGTTCGCCTTCACCGCCCGCGAAGATGTTGACTGGGCATTCTGTGTTCCGCTGCGAAGCGAAGCTTGTCGCGGATGGGTGATTTATGTGAGCGGCCAAATTCACCAAGACGGATCGTCCGAATCGTTCGCGACCGAAGAACTAAGCGAACAGCTACAGGACGACGTCAAGTTTGCCGAGATCGTCGGCACGACGGTTGCCAGCTTGCGTCAAAGTCACTTGCTTCAGCGACGGCAAGCGGCGATGGGGCGGTTCTTTGCCCCGATCGTGATGCGGGCGATCGCGGCCGGCGATTCCACTCAAGTCCTACGACCACGCGAAGCCGACTTGGCGGTGATGTTCTGCGACCTTCGTGGTTTTTCCAAACGCAGCGAACAAGGCGCCGATCAACTTCTCAAACTGTTGTCCGACGTCAGTGATGCGTTGGGTGTAATGACCAAGCATATCTTGGGTTTTGACGGTGTGATCGGTGACTTTCACGGCGATGCCGCGATGGGGTTTTGGGGCTGGCCGCTGGCCCAAGCAGACGCCGCGGTCAAGGCCGCGAGTGCGGCGATCGCGATCCGCGAAGAATTCAAAAATTCCGAGCACGGGTTCCGCTGTGGGATCGGACTCGCTCTCGGTCCGGCCGTGGCCGGTCAAATCGGAACGACCGATCAGGTCAAAGTCACCGCCTTCGGACCGGTCGTCAATCTCGCCAGTCGACTCGAATCGATGACCAAGCGATTCGGTGCCGAAATCATTCTCGACCAACCGATGCGAAAGACGTTGACGGAGCAATCCGAGACCGTCCGTCTGCGACGGCTCGCTAAAGTCTGCCCGGCCGGCATGACGCTACCGGTTGAAATCAGCGAGCTTGTTTCGAATGAGTCCGTCGCGACCTGCGAGATCGACGATGAATTGATCGAGCGATACGAAGCCGCGCTAGACCTTTTCCAACACGGCGAACTCGATCGATCGCTTCGATCACTGCGCACGCTTCCTACTTGGGACGGCCCGACTCAATTCTTAATTCAACAGATCGTTGACGGGAATCACCAAGGCGACGTGATCCATTTGTCAAAGTAGACGCCGCCTTCGAACCAAACGAGGTCCGTTTCGACATAACTTGCGAGTCACGCCAAGGTTGTCGTCAAAGGTCATCGTTGCTTTTATCGCGAAGTCGAAACGGATTCGGCATAAGCGAGCTCACCGGTTCGTCCGTCGTAATACTGAAAGACAACCTGGGGATATGGGTACGCGACGTAGCGGGTCTCGCCCAGCTTTTGTGGCATGTTGAAGACGTTGTTGACTTTCACGACGCAAAAGTATGGATACAGTCGCTCAAGTCGCGGTA is a window of Roseiconus lacunae DNA encoding:
- a CDS encoding adenylate/guanylate cyclase domain-containing protein, which produces MAELIAQGPQAYHRWRREIPNPTMVPEVVIGRTGADWNVPWDSMISRQHVRLVPQSDHRVEVSVIASARNPVFHQGRHAVRFALVPGDHFVIGNTTFTLASGRPANQLPGREGVEVTENVFDHVALRRKHFRNLGARIDVLTRLPDLIASSESDQELLVRVTSVLLQSTPSAESVAILSASNLKQDPDGEIKILHYDNRSATLGNSPISRRLVERSMTERESILNVWEGGEGSGSFAFTAREDVDWAFCVPLRSEACRGWVIYVSGQIHQDGSSESFATEELSEQLQDDVKFAEIVGTTVASLRQSHLLQRRQAAMGRFFAPIVMRAIAAGDSTQVLRPREADLAVMFCDLRGFSKRSEQGADQLLKLLSDVSDALGVMTKHILGFDGVIGDFHGDAAMGFWGWPLAQADAAVKAASAAIAIREEFKNSEHGFRCGIGLALGPAVAGQIGTTDQVKVTAFGPVVNLASRLESMTKRFGAEIILDQPMRKTLTEQSETVRLRRLAKVCPAGMTLPVEISELVSNESVATCEIDDELIERYEAALDLFQHGELDRSLRSLRTLPTWDGPTQFLIQQIVDGNHQGDVIHLSK